Part of the Candidatus Lokiarchaeota archaeon genome is shown below.
CCATTATCGCAGAACAACTTAACAAATTCAGAACCTGAGATTACGAGGTCTATTCAGTATCAACGATTTGTTCAAGTTTTCGAACTGTATGATTAACAAAATCTGCGTCTTCAATAGAGAGGGTTATCGCATTCTGAGGACAGACTTCAACACATCTACCACATCCCCGACAATCATCACTGATTAC
Proteins encoded:
- a CDS encoding 4Fe-4S dicluster domain-containing protein; its protein translation is VISDDCRGCGRCVEVCPQNAITLSIEDADFVNHTVRKLEQIVDTE